A portion of the Vicia villosa cultivar HV-30 ecotype Madison, WI unplaced genomic scaffold, Vvil1.0 ctg.000758F_1_1, whole genome shotgun sequence genome contains these proteins:
- the LOC131630987 gene encoding E3 ubiquitin-protein ligase RHF1A-like: MANFTSFSSSSSTPPPPPSFSYISAPSSSSSVFDDDSVEDSCSICLESFSVHDPSTVTCCKHEYHLHCILEWSQRSKECPICWQSLSLKDPASQELLVTVEAEKCLRSRNNNSSSLVNSSVPFERFNGDHDASRSDDVDFDEQIMQHLYAAARRARFIERQRRQGSSGAGPSEVSGVQPTLTTSLVGSSSPTTGLSSTADLHPEVARNISPETDVSYRPRVLYSLSPPQDGRKLNTSEVFSLPESIKSKLTAASARYKESISKSTRGLKEKLLARNVTVKELSKGVQREMNAGIAGVSRMIERLELASKRSNSPIVPVRNEGTSGFRNEASGGVVQNVSSVAPSHISSTAVVSRMEIPPRVQNGHDAVKI; the protein is encoded by the exons ATGGCCAATttcacttctttctcttcttcatcttccactccTCCTCCTCCGCCTTCTTTCTCCTACATTTCAGctccgtcttcttcttcctcagttTTCGATGATGACTCTGTTGAGGATTCGTGTAGTATTTGCTTAGAGTCCTTCAGCGTTCATGACCCATCCACT GTTACTTGTTGCAAACATGAATATCACCTGCATTGCATTCTTGAATG GTCACAGAGAAGCAAAGAATGCCCAATATGTTGGCAATCACTTTCTTTGAAAGACCCTGCTAG ccAAGAGCTTCTTGTCACTGTGGAGGCTGAAAAATGCTTGAGATCCAGAAACAATAATTCATCTTCGCTCGTTAATTCTTCTGTCCCCTTTGAGCGTTTTAATGGTGACCAT GATGCTTCTCGCTCAGATGATGTTGATTTTGATGAGCAAATTATGCAGCACCTATATGCCGCTGCACGTAGAGCTCGTTTCATAGAGAGACAGAGAAGACAAGGATCGTCCGGAGCAGGTCCATCAGAGGTATCTGGGGTGCAACCGACTCTTACAACTTCACTCGTTGGTAGTAGTTCTCCGACCACTGGTCTATCATCGACTGCCGACCTTCATCCCGAGGTTGCAAGAAACATTAGCCCTGAGACTGATGTCTCTTACCGACCCAG AGTTCTTTACAGTCTGTCACCACCTCAGGATGGGAGGAAACTAAATACTTCCGAGGTGTTCTCCTTGCCCGAGTCCATCAAATCCAAATTGACTGCTGCTTCAGCCAG ATATAAGGAATCAATTTCCAAAAGTACCCGTGGACTCAAAGAGAAGTTACTTGCTCGTAATGTGACAGTGAAAGAGTTGAGTAAAGGTGTTCAGCGGGAGATGAATGCAGGCATAGCTGGAGTTTCACGTATGATTGAACGCCTTGAACTTGCATCAAAAAGGTCTAATTCTCCTATCGTTCCGGTCCGCAATGAGGGAACTTCAGGCTTTCGAAATGAAGCTAGTGGAGGTGTGGTTCAGAATGTTAGTTCAGTTGCTCCCTCACACATTTCTAGCACTGCTGTTGTTAGCCGAATGGAAATTCCTCCACGTGTTCAG AATGGACATGATGCTGTGAAGATTTAA